In the genome of bacterium, one region contains:
- a CDS encoding Fic family protein, producing MTYADKLKVLQKVTEKTQTELAGLLGVSFPTLNSWLNAKSTPRKQHGEKIDLLYQEYTGAEKIDDSELAQKKQQIAQLQKTFPNPLKLIMSRKDLYDSFVLELTYHTNSIEGSTFSEPEVKAVLFDNAVIPDKTVVEHQEAKNHQAALANLFQRLNNSYEEPTMENDIKKLHSILMNGIYPNAGHYRNHAVRIAGSRVVTANHLKIEELMNDFIKNTNKKPANVFSHLAENHAQFEHIHPFSDGNGRVGRLLMHSIAIRHGLPPISIKRDKKQAYYTYLERAQTKNESIFLESFICESILQSYKLLS from the coding sequence ATGACCTACGCAGATAAACTAAAAGTTCTACAGAAAGTTACAGAAAAAACCCAGACGGAACTGGCCGGTCTTTTGGGCGTATCTTTCCCCACTCTGAACAGCTGGCTAAACGCAAAAAGTACGCCACGAAAACAACACGGTGAAAAAATTGACCTTCTCTACCAAGAATATACCGGCGCAGAAAAAATCGACGATTCGGAACTTGCTCAAAAAAAGCAGCAAATAGCACAGTTGCAAAAAACGTTCCCCAACCCGCTAAAATTAATCATGAGCCGAAAAGACTTATACGACTCATTTGTGCTGGAACTGACCTATCATACCAACAGTATTGAAGGTAGCACTTTCAGCGAGCCGGAAGTTAAAGCCGTGCTTTTTGACAATGCGGTCATTCCCGATAAAACCGTTGTTGAACACCAAGAAGCTAAAAATCATCAAGCCGCCCTGGCAAACTTATTTCAGCGCCTAAATAATAGCTACGAGGAACCAACAATGGAAAATGATATTAAAAAACTCCATTCAATTTTAATGAACGGTATTTATCCAAATGCCGGACATTATCGCAATCATGCCGTTAGAATTGCGGGCTCCCGTGTTGTCACGGCCAATCACTTGAAAATTGAAGAACTGATGAATGATTTTATCAAGAATACTAATAAAAAACCTGCCAATGTCTTTTCACACTTGGCCGAAAACCACGCGCAATTTGAGCATATCCATCCGTTCTCGGACGGCAATGGCCGCGTTGGGCGGTTACTGATGCACAGCATCGCTATCCGACACGGCTTACCACCAATTTCAATCAAACGTGATAAGAAACAAGCATATTACACTTATCTAGAACGAGCTCAAACCAAAAACGAATCAATTTTCCTTGAGTCGTTTATTTGCGAATCGATTCTACAATCATACAAGTTGTTGAGCTAA
- a CDS encoding NUDIX domain-containing protein, whose protein sequence is MTKKFVVGILLKDGKYLAEKRHEHERYYPGKTIFPGGHIELNESSEKALAREMEEELGIFIEKCDFVGEFYYEDGTSSKVYVINQWRGNPEPKEAKGLMWIEKEDQLSNEIDKQMLKKIKDRSS, encoded by the coding sequence ATGACTAAAAAATTCGTTGTCGGAATTCTACTGAAAGATGGAAAATATCTGGCTGAGAAAAGACACGAACACGAGCGCTATTATCCGGGGAAAACTATATTTCCAGGTGGGCATATTGAGTTGAACGAATCATCAGAAAAAGCATTGGCAAGAGAAATGGAAGAAGAGCTGGGTATCTTTATTGAGAAGTGTGATTTTGTTGGGGAGTTTTATTATGAAGATGGTACTTCTTCAAAAGTCTATGTAATAAATCAATGGAGGGGTAATCCTGAACCCAAGGAGGCGAAAGGTCTTATGTGGATTGAGAAAGAGGATCAATTATCAAACGAGATTGATAAGCAAATGCTTAAAAAGATAAAAGATCGGTCGTCATAA
- a CDS encoding phosphotransferase — MVYKQVPAKDLEQIIRVLKCYDFKTKEYSITQNTLANVNKIFLVKTHSNKYILRESNPTTTTSHLYFEADILDYLTKNKFNLTPHLFENTDGDLITTFENKYYSLQEFLPGEVKESVSNLIRFNDAKLVSFFQTSANFTKTVQDFKGEIPHNNKTLYFYVTNGITILHSLTNKVRTGPVKELLEENQTFLEELINNLFAEMKMSKYDEQPKQVVHFDIHPGNMNYIGDRVSGLFDFDWARWDCRLTDLACTIGQSCYSYRGKNRALYNAQKIKLALETYRKTYGKSEYDLSAENQLLRVAFKGYMLYQLFWIIEWFLANTNKPEDGLKFISFSINVLKLNDFDNLIGN, encoded by the coding sequence ATGGTTTACAAGCAAGTTCCAGCAAAGGATTTAGAACAAATAATAAGAGTCTTAAAATGTTACGACTTCAAAACCAAGGAATACTCTATCACACAAAACACCCTCGCGAACGTAAATAAGATCTTCCTCGTTAAAACCCATTCAAACAAATATATTCTTCGGGAATCGAACCCAACCACAACCACTTCTCATCTCTATTTCGAGGCAGACATACTGGATTATCTTACAAAAAACAAATTTAATTTGACTCCGCACCTGTTTGAGAACACGGATGGGGATCTTATCACTACTTTCGAAAATAAATATTATAGTCTTCAAGAGTTTTTGCCCGGAGAAGTAAAAGAAAGTGTCAGTAATCTAATAAGATTTAATGACGCAAAGCTCGTGAGTTTCTTTCAGACTTCAGCGAATTTTACAAAAACCGTCCAGGATTTTAAGGGAGAAATACCACACAATAATAAAACGCTCTATTTCTACGTGACAAATGGAATCACGATACTACACTCACTCACAAACAAGGTTCGTACCGGCCCAGTCAAGGAATTACTAGAGGAAAATCAAACATTTTTAGAGGAACTTATTAACAATCTCTTTGCGGAAATGAAGATGAGTAAATATGATGAACAGCCTAAACAAGTCGTTCACTTTGATATTCATCCGGGCAACATGAATTATATTGGAGATCGAGTGTCGGGCCTCTTTGATTTTGATTGGGCAAGATGGGATTGTCGATTAACAGATCTCGCGTGCACGATTGGACAGTCTTGCTACTCCTATCGTGGAAAAAACAGAGCCCTGTACAATGCACAGAAAATCAAACTTGCATTGGAGACTTATCGAAAAACTTACGGAAAAAGTGAATACGATTTATCAGCCGAAAATCAGCTTCTTCGAGTTGCTTTTAAGGGATACATGCTTTATCAGCTTTTTTGGATTATCGAATGGTTTCTAGCAAATACAAATAAGCCCGAAGATGGACTGAAGTTTATTTCATTTTCTATTAACGTATTAAAGCTGAATGATTTCGATAACTTGATTGGTAACTAA